From one Bacteroidota bacterium genomic stretch:
- the paaZ gene encoding phenylacetic acid degradation bifunctional protein PaaZ, translated as MNKLQNYYCGKWVSGEGDGQTLYNAINGGIIATASSKGLDFAKMLDYGRTTGGHQFRKMTFHERGRMLKALALHLGTKKEDFYKISWATGATRVDSWIDIEGGIGNLFANSSLRRQFPNETFCLEGDMVKLSKNGTFIGHHICVPREGVAIHINAFNFPVWGMLEKIAVNLMAGVPAVVKPATITSFLTEAVVKEIVASGILPEGSLQLICGSANGILDHVSSQDVVTFTGSASTGKMLKAHPRLLEEAVPFNMESDSLNCMVLGTDVQPGMPEFDIFIKEVQKEITVKAGQKCTAVRRIMVPENLIEDVQIALGKRLASTTIGDPNVEGVRMGALASKSQVQEVREKVQLLSKQQEIVYGSLDKMEVMGGDTERGAFFSPILMLNKDPFKNTDCHEVEPFGPVSTLMPYKTINDAIELAKMGKGSLVSSIITADDKIAREYVLGAACMHGRILVLNNDCAKESTGHGSPMPMLTHGGPGRAGGGEEMGGMRGVFHYLNRVAIQGSPTSLTNITGVYQSGGKQVEDVKHPFKKHFEELTIGETLITHKHTVSEADIVNFANVSGDNFYAHMDATSLEGTIFTQRVAHGYFVLSKAAGLFVDAKKGPVMLNYGLEECRFTKPVYPGMTIGVRLTVKEKVDTEKRTPEDIAKGIVKWLVDVYDETGETVAIATILTMVRKLNQN; from the coding sequence ATGAATAAACTTCAGAATTACTATTGTGGAAAGTGGGTGAGCGGAGAAGGAGATGGTCAAACACTTTATAATGCTATTAACGGCGGAATAATCGCTACGGCCAGCAGTAAGGGACTCGATTTTGCGAAAATGTTGGATTATGGGCGTACAACCGGCGGACATCAATTCAGAAAAATGACTTTTCATGAAAGAGGTCGTATGCTCAAAGCGCTGGCCCTGCATTTAGGAACAAAAAAAGAAGATTTTTATAAGATCAGTTGGGCTACAGGTGCCACAAGAGTTGACAGCTGGATAGATATTGAAGGTGGCATAGGAAATTTATTTGCGAACAGCAGTCTGCGTCGTCAATTTCCAAATGAAACTTTTTGCCTTGAGGGGGATATGGTGAAACTGAGTAAGAACGGCACTTTTATCGGTCATCATATTTGTGTCCCGCGTGAAGGTGTTGCCATTCATATCAATGCCTTCAACTTTCCGGTATGGGGTATGCTGGAAAAGATTGCAGTAAACCTAATGGCCGGTGTTCCTGCTGTAGTGAAGCCTGCCACGATCACCTCCTTCCTGACAGAAGCAGTAGTGAAGGAAATCGTGGCTTCCGGCATTTTACCGGAAGGAAGTCTGCAGTTGATCTGTGGTTCGGCAAACGGAATATTAGATCATGTCAGTAGTCAGGATGTGGTGACATTTACCGGATCTGCATCTACAGGGAAAATGTTAAAAGCTCATCCTCGCTTGTTGGAAGAAGCAGTGCCATTCAATATGGAATCGGATTCGCTGAATTGCATGGTGCTCGGTACGGATGTACAACCCGGAATGCCGGAATTTGATATTTTCATTAAAGAGGTTCAAAAAGAAATCACGGTCAAAGCCGGACAAAAATGTACTGCCGTGCGTCGTATTATGGTTCCGGAAAATTTAATAGAAGATGTGCAGATCGCTTTAGGAAAACGTCTCGCTTCCACCACCATTGGTGACCCAAATGTAGAGGGAGTGCGTATGGGGGCTTTGGCTTCTAAAAGTCAGGTGCAAGAAGTGCGTGAGAAGGTTCAACTCTTATCCAAACAACAGGAAATCGTTTATGGTTCGTTGGATAAAATGGAAGTGATGGGTGGAGATACGGAGCGGGGAGCTTTCTTTTCGCCAATTCTCATGCTGAATAAAGATCCTTTCAAAAATACCGATTGTCATGAAGTGGAACCTTTCGGTCCGGTGTCTACACTTATGCCCTATAAGACAATAAATGACGCCATCGAACTCGCAAAAATGGGAAAGGGCTCTTTGGTAAGTAGTATCATAACCGCAGATGACAAAATTGCAAGAGAATATGTGTTGGGTGCGGCCTGCATGCATGGACGTATTTTAGTTCTGAATAATGATTGTGCAAAAGAAAGTACAGGTCATGGCTCTCCAATGCCGATGTTAACGCATGGTGGTCCCGGAAGAGCAGGAGGTGGAGAAGAGATGGGCGGAATGCGTGGTGTCTTTCATTATTTGAACAGAGTGGCTATACAAGGTTCTCCTACCTCTTTGACCAATATCACCGGTGTCTATCAGTCAGGTGGAAAGCAGGTAGAAGATGTCAAACATCCTTTCAAAAAGCATTTTGAAGAGCTGACAATAGGTGAAACATTAATTACCCATAAGCATACCGTTAGTGAAGCTGATATTGTGAACTTCGCGAATGTGAGTGGAGATAATTTCTATGCTCATATGGATGCTACATCACTGGAAGGAACCATCTTTACGCAACGAGTTGCACACGGATACTTTGTATTGAGCAAGGCCGCAGGATTATTTGTGGATGCGAAAAAAGGTCCGGTGATGTTGAATTATGGATTAGAAGAATGCCGTTTTACAAAACCCGTTTATCCGGGAATGACGATTGGCGTTCGCTTAACAGTAAAAGAAAAAGTAGACACTGAAAAGAGAACACCGGAAGATATTGCCAAGGGAATTGTAAAATGGCTGGTAGATGTGTATGATGAAACGGGAGAAACGGTGGCAATTGCGACGATTCTTACGATGGTCAGGAAACTGAATCAGAATTAA